In Castanea sativa cultivar Marrone di Chiusa Pesio chromosome 6, ASM4071231v1, a single window of DNA contains:
- the LOC142638036 gene encoding aspartyl protease family protein 2-like, with translation MVLKVALLSLAFLLIFLGAFEAVSGIHNSNGSSFAGIELPDHLSFNAVSSSSSTGCRGSEPTRQAVLNEEEDKRRDGPHKQTLKLHLKHHPLSKEREPKKSVAEFTNKDLTRIQTLHTRIVEKKNQNTISRLNKEKELSKKRIKSVVPKAAAAPESYSGDLSGQLMATLGSGVTLGSGEYFMDVFVGTPPKHFSLILDTGSDLNWIQCVPCYDCFEQNGPHYDPKDSSSFRNISCHDHRCQLVSSPDPPRPCKAENQTCPYYYWYGDNSNTTGDFALETFTVNLTKPSGESEFKRVENVMFGCGHWNRGLFHGAAGLLGLGKGALSFSSQLQSLYGHSFSYCLVDRNSDTNVSSKLIFGEDKDLLSHPNLNFTSFVVDKENLVDTFYYLQIKAIVVGGEVLNIPEETWNLSPEGAGGTIIDSGTTLSYFAEPAYEKIKEAFVKKVKGYPLLEDFPILSPCYNVSGVEKIDLPEFEIHFADGAVWNFPVENYFIPLEPEGIACLAIMGTSRTSLSIIGNYQQQNFHIWYDINKSRLGYAPMKCADV, from the coding sequence ATGGTTCTTAAGGTTGCTCTGCTCAGTCTAGCTTTCCTTTTAATCTTCCTCGGAGCTTTCGAAGCTGTTTCCGGAATCCACAATTCTAACGGCTCTAGTTTCGCTGGTATCGAATTGCCTGATCACCTTAGCTTCAATGCCGTTTCGTCTTCTTCGAGTACCGGTTGTAGAGGTTCAGAACCAACTAGGCAAGCAGTActgaatgaagaagaagataaacgTAGAGATGGACCTCATAAACAGACTTTGAAGCTCCACTTAAAGCACCATCCACTGAGCAAAGAAAGGGAGCCTAAAAAATCTGTGGCTGAGTTCACAAACAAGGACTTGACTAGAATTCAGACTCTTCATACAAGGATTGTGGAGAAGAAGAACCAAAACACCATTTCAAGGCTAAATAAAGAGAAGGAGCTATCAAAGAAGCGGATTAAGTCAGTTGTTCCTAAGGCGGCTGCGGCGCCGGAATCTTATTCAGGCGACCTTTCCGGGCAGCTCATGGCGACTTTGGGATCTGGGGTGACTCTTGGCTCTGGAGAGTACTTCATGGATGTGTTTGTGGGTACCCCTCCTAAACATTTCTCTTTGATACTTGATACTGGTAGTGATCTTAATTGGATTCAATGTGTTCCTTGTTATGATTGTTTTGAACAAAATGGACCCCATTATGATCCTAAAGATTCCAGTTCTTTTAGGAATATAAGCTGCCATGATCATCGGTGTCAATTGGTCTCATCCCCTGATCCTCCTCGGCCTTGCAAAGCTGAGAATCAAACATGTCCTTACTACTATTGGTATGGAGATAATTCAAACACCACCGGAGATTTTGCATTGGAAACGTTCACGGTTAATCTTACCAAGCCTTCTGGGGAGTCGGAATTTAAGCGGGTGGAGAATGTGATGTTCGGGTGTGGTCATTGGAATAGAGGTCTATTCCATGGGGCTGCAGGGTTGTTAGGACTGGGAAAGGGGGCTCTCTCCTTTTCTTCCCAGCTGCAGTCTCTCTATGGTCACTCATTTTCTTATTGTCTTGTGGATAGAAATAGTGACACAAATGTTAGCagcaagttgatctttggagaGGACAAGGACCTTTTGAGTCATCCCAATCTGAATTTTACTTCGTTTGTTGTTGATAAAGAGAATCTGGTTGATACATTCTACTATCTTCAGATTAAAGCAATTGTGGTTGGAGGTGAGGTGCTTAACATACCAGAGGAGACTTGGAATTTGTCACCAGAAGGAGCTGGTGGTACGATAATCGATTCTGGTACCACCCTAAGTTATTTTGCAGAACCTGCTTATGAGAAAATCAAGGAGGCATTTGTGAAGAAGGTTAAAGGGTACCCGTTATTAGAGGACTTTCCCATTCTGAGTCCTTGTTACAACGTGTCTGGAGTTGAGAAGATAGATCTGCCTgaatttgaaattcattttgCAGATGGAGCTGTGTGGAATTTCCCAGTTGAGAATTACTTTATCCCGCTTGAACCAGAGGGTATTGCTTGTTTGGCAATTATGGGAACTAGTCGTACCAGTCTTTCAATAATTGGAAACTACCAGCAGCAGAATTTTCACATCTGGTATGACATAAACAAGTCTAGGCTGGGATATGCTCCAATGAAGTGTGCTGATGTTTGA